In Vespa crabro chromosome 7, iyVesCrab1.2, whole genome shotgun sequence, a single window of DNA contains:
- the LOC124425666 gene encoding dynein axonemal assembly factor 11-like isoform X1, which produces MVRITIDLIRKRSEHNEGEISTLEEISLHQENIDKIELLDKLCRNLKILLLQYNIIPKIENLNMLKKLEYLNLALNNIEVIENLQGLESLKKLDLTINFIGDLRSVKTLRYNENLEQLILTGNPCTDYEGYREYVISTLPQLKELDMIKILRSERIKSLQIYAQAKGDVIRGYDNYKKIREAQIKRYHEKEELKITEIIEEDEDAENERFWKQKSYHTPEDRIAIAEHTLKAEEKKHGISDEKKKQKYVPKLFSPSGKPYNMNHPKVPFTLNDEDDQDNVILDVGVYRYLDTSYIDVDIQPTYVRVTIKGKILQLTLPCEILVDKSSAKRNVTTGSLVITMPRLHPSMMLHGTSITSRTTKNENPTRKDNAVISIKNQMFTSTREFLEIGPSRIDSELDFSKIFENSRKKVDRKLTVDQIKEKAMPDDFIDNPEVPPLE; this is translated from the exons atggtaCGAATCACTATTGATTTGATACGTAAACGTTCAGAGCATAACGAGGGTGAGATATCAACTTTGGAAGAAATATCGTTACATCAGGAGAACATAGACAAGATCGAACTTTTAGACAAACTCTGTAGAAACTTAAAGATCTTACTTCTTCAATACAACATCATACCAAAGATTGAAAATCTCAATATGTTGAAGAAATTGGAATATTTGAATCTTGCATTGAACAATATCGAAGTTATCGAGAATTTACAGGGTCTCGAAAGTTTGAAGAAGCTGGAtcttacaataaattttatcggaGATTTGAGAAGCGTCAAAACTTTAAG ATATAACGAGAATTTGGAACAATTGATACTGACGGGAAATCCTTGTACGGATTACGAGGGATACAGGGAATATGTGATTTCAACATTGCCACAGCTTAAAGAACTCgatatgattaaaattttaagatcCGAACGAATAAAGTCTTTGCAAATATACGCACAAGCAAAGGGAGACGTTATCAGaggttatgataattataaaaagataagagaggctcagataaaacgatatcacgagaaagaagaattaaagatCACGGAAATAATAGAA GAAGACGAGGATGcggaaaatgaaagattttgGAAACAAAAGAGTTATCACACGCCGGAAGATCGCATTGCGATCGCTGAACATACGTTAAAAgcagaagagaaaaaacatgGGATTtcggatgaaaaaaaaaaacaaaaatacgtGCCAAAATTGTTCAGTCCAAGTGGTAAACCTTACAACATGAATCATCCGAAGGTTCCGTTTACATTGAATGACGAAGACGATCAGGATAACGTGATCTTGGACGTTGGTGTTTACAg GTACCTCGACACGTCTTACATAGACGTCGACATTCAACCAACGTACGTGAGAGTGACGATAAAGGGTAAAATTTTGCAACTAACTCTACCCTGCGAGATTCTCGTCGATAAGAGCAGCGCGAAACGGAACGTAACAACCGGTAGTTTGGTCATAACGATGCCTCGTTTACATCCTTCAATGATGTTACATGGAACCTCGATTACCTCAAGGActacgaaaaatgaaaatcctACGAGAAAGGATAATGCTGTGATCAgcataaaaaatcaaatgttCACGTCTACGAGAGAATTTCTTGAGATTGGGCCATCGAGAATCGACTCTGAGCttgatttttctaaaatatttgaaaattcaagaaagaaagttgATAGAAAGTTAACGGTTGATCAAATCAAGGAGAAAGCCATGCCCgatgattttatcgataatcctGAGGTCCCTCCGCTCgaataa
- the LOC124425666 gene encoding dynein axonemal assembly factor 11-like isoform X2 gives MIKILRSERIKSLQIYAQAKGDVIRGYDNYKKIREAQIKRYHEKEELKITEIIEEDEDAENERFWKQKSYHTPEDRIAIAEHTLKAEEKKHGISDEKKKQKYVPKLFSPSGKPYNMNHPKVPFTLNDEDDQDNVILDVGVYRYLDTSYIDVDIQPTYVRVTIKGKILQLTLPCEILVDKSSAKRNVTTGSLVITMPRLHPSMMLHGTSITSRTTKNENPTRKDNAVISIKNQMFTSTREFLEIGPSRIDSELDFSKIFENSRKKVDRKLTVDQIKEKAMPDDFIDNPEVPPLE, from the exons atgattaaaattttaagatcCGAACGAATAAAGTCTTTGCAAATATACGCACAAGCAAAGGGAGACGTTATCAGaggttatgataattataaaaagataagagaggctcagataaaacgatatcacgagaaagaagaattaaagatCACGGAAATAATAGAA GAAGACGAGGATGcggaaaatgaaagattttgGAAACAAAAGAGTTATCACACGCCGGAAGATCGCATTGCGATCGCTGAACATACGTTAAAAgcagaagagaaaaaacatgGGATTtcggatgaaaaaaaaaaacaaaaatacgtGCCAAAATTGTTCAGTCCAAGTGGTAAACCTTACAACATGAATCATCCGAAGGTTCCGTTTACATTGAATGACGAAGACGATCAGGATAACGTGATCTTGGACGTTGGTGTTTACAg GTACCTCGACACGTCTTACATAGACGTCGACATTCAACCAACGTACGTGAGAGTGACGATAAAGGGTAAAATTTTGCAACTAACTCTACCCTGCGAGATTCTCGTCGATAAGAGCAGCGCGAAACGGAACGTAACAACCGGTAGTTTGGTCATAACGATGCCTCGTTTACATCCTTCAATGATGTTACATGGAACCTCGATTACCTCAAGGActacgaaaaatgaaaatcctACGAGAAAGGATAATGCTGTGATCAgcataaaaaatcaaatgttCACGTCTACGAGAGAATTTCTTGAGATTGGGCCATCGAGAATCGACTCTGAGCttgatttttctaaaatatttgaaaattcaagaaagaaagttgATAGAAAGTTAACGGTTGATCAAATCAAGGAGAAAGCCATGCCCgatgattttatcgataatcctGAGGTCCCTCCGCTCgaataa